From one Luteipulveratus mongoliensis genomic stretch:
- a CDS encoding ABC transporter ATP-binding protein, protein MSTDESTETLSESAGPAFGEELLTVTDLVKHFPIRDGLFQREQAAVRAVDGLSFSVRQGETLSLVGESGCGKTTTGRTLTRLEEPTAGKIVFEGRDITHMSNNAMRPLRRDMQMIFQDPYSSLNPRHTVGKIVGAPYRIQGIKTEHGTKKAVQDLLELVGLNPEHYNRYPHEFSGGQRQRIGIARTLALRPKLIVADEPVSALDVSIQAQVVNLLEDLQEEFNLTYVMIAHDLSVVRHVSDRVAVMYLGKIVEIGDRDDIYERPKHPYTVALLSAVPIPDTRRRTERERIRLVGDVPSPINPPSGCRFHTRCWKAQEICKTSEPQLVELAPGQQAACHFPENVEIASTPPVDEPVDDIP, encoded by the coding sequence ATGAGCACCGACGAGAGCACGGAGACGCTGTCGGAGTCGGCCGGGCCGGCGTTCGGCGAAGAGTTGTTGACCGTCACCGACCTGGTCAAGCACTTCCCCATCCGTGATGGTCTGTTCCAGCGGGAGCAGGCCGCCGTTCGCGCGGTCGATGGGCTGAGCTTCTCCGTCCGTCAGGGCGAGACGCTTTCCCTGGTCGGTGAGTCGGGGTGTGGCAAGACGACCACGGGTCGGACGCTGACCCGGCTCGAGGAGCCAACGGCCGGGAAGATCGTCTTCGAGGGTCGCGACATCACCCACATGTCCAACAACGCGATGCGACCGCTGCGCCGCGACATGCAGATGATCTTTCAGGACCCGTACTCCTCGCTGAACCCGAGGCACACGGTCGGCAAGATCGTCGGGGCGCCCTACCGGATCCAGGGCATCAAGACCGAGCACGGCACCAAGAAGGCCGTGCAGGACCTGCTCGAGTTGGTCGGCCTCAATCCCGAGCACTACAACCGCTATCCGCACGAGTTCTCGGGCGGTCAGCGGCAGCGCATCGGGATCGCCCGCACGTTGGCGCTGCGACCCAAGCTGATCGTCGCTGACGAGCCGGTCTCCGCACTGGACGTGTCGATCCAGGCTCAGGTCGTCAACCTCCTGGAGGACCTCCAGGAGGAGTTCAACCTCACCTACGTGATGATCGCGCACGACCTGTCCGTCGTCCGGCACGTGTCTGACCGGGTGGCGGTCATGTATCTCGGCAAGATCGTCGAGATCGGTGACCGGGACGACATCTACGAGCGCCCCAAGCACCCTTACACGGTGGCGCTGCTGTCGGCGGTCCCGATCCCGGACACCCGTCGGCGCACCGAGCGGGAGCGCATCCGCCTCGTCGGCGATGTGCCGAGCCCGATCAACCCGCCGTCGGGGTGCCGGTTCCACACCCGGTGCTGGAAGGCGCAGGAGATCTGCAAGACCTCTGAGCCTCAGCTCGTCGAACTGGCGCCGGGGCAGCAGGCCGCGTGCCACTTCCCGGAGAACGTCGAGATCGCGAGCACTCCCCCGGTGGACGAGCCGGTCGACGACATCCCCTGA